AGACCAGacactttctctctccttgattttttttaaggtagaatttcattcatttttctggtAGGAATATGAAGAAGGATAAATTAGTTTACAAAAGTGCTTTGATATCTAAAGTACTATAGAAGTGCTAGATTCTGCTTATCTTTGGGAGGTGAgtaaggaaaattattttgctaaCTTGTTCATTATTATGTGCATAGgtataaaatagttttaaaatcttttccaatGGCCGTTTTCTCACGATGAGGCACATATTAGTTAGATGTTTGTTCTTCTCCCTAATAAATACCCATTGCCACAGCATgacaaaaaaatccttcttttgaGTGACTTCTGAGGTTGCAGCTTCACAAATGGTTTAACCCGATCATCTGAGGATCTTTTGAGCAATAGTCTAGACCTGGAGTGGCTTAAGCCAGTTTCCTGTTTCATTTAGTGTAAATTGTTAAATAATTCCATGTCTCATAGAAAGAGCGCTGCATTTTCTTGGGGAAAGCAACTGAGTTATGTATGCATCGTGATTGGTGAAAATGCTCCTCATGGTTcaacagaaattaataaaattgcACATAGTAAAATGTAACTGTTGTTTGCACAGGAAGCTCCTCAGATTGCTGAATACATGTTGTGCAACACCACCAGTTTCTTTCTCACACCACTACCGAATCCTTGAAAATACTCTTCAGCGTTTGCTCTCCCACTCTTCACTTAATGCCAGGCAGGGTTTCAGCCACCTACTGCTATTGCTTCCCAGATAAAGTGAGCAGTCAACCACTGAGCCTCCAGAAAGTTCAATGTGAGCAATACTGCCAggtttttgaaaggaaagatcaaGGTTTTCACAGCATCTGCCCTAGAAGGCACCGTTTTCCCACCACAGCTTGGGCAAAGTAATGTTTTTAAGACATGCTGAACCGAAAGTACTGTCTGGAGTTAATGAGTGATCACGCTGTTACAGCCCTGCTGTAGAATAATCACGTTGTTGAATTTCAACCCAGTCGTTTATTAAAACAATGTGTTTATATGTGTGCTGTTTATGTGCTGTGTAATGCTCACAAAACATTTCACGAGCGTGTGCCAGCAGCTACCCAAACCGGGGCCGGGGACTGTCTTAATCCTGCCTTGGGAGCAGGGATGGCGAGTCAGGCGCGCCAGCCCCCCGCAGTGCCGGGATCTCGTGGGCCGGGACCAGCCCCTTTCACGCTGGTGGCCGCTCGCCTCCCTTTGAGTCCTGGGGGAGAGGCTGGAGCTTGCAGCGCTCCCCGGGGAGCGAGCAGCCTTCCTCCTGGACCAAACCGCAGCGGCGCCGCGGTGGGCGGCGGGAGGCCGGTTTGGCAGCGCCCCTTCGTCTAACGCGTACCGTGTGCGGTCTGGGGCCCGTCGGGCCCGCCGGCTCTGGGGGCTCGGGCGAAGGGCTTTGCCAATCTGgtcaggaaaaaggaaaacgaAGCCCCTCACTAATTGCCGTTGGTCTGATTTATTCCGCTCCTGAATCGGCTGATTTTTGATATGGAACAAACTTCTGTTTAGGTCTTTCTCTTAAACGCGCTCTAGCCacctgtttcttctgtttcacttcgtttatttatttattgatgaATTATATTCAGACTGTGCAACTCAGATGACACTTAGGAGACTGGGTTTTAGCGTTAAGAAACAAGTCTTTTGTGTTAAAATCTTCTTGAAATAtctatttcctttgaaatttatttgaaatcctttttgaaattctttgaaTTTCAGTAAATTATTTCATGTACGTAATTGTTACAGGAATCTCAGCTGCTGTGTTGATGTGCTGTGCTTCACTGCTCTTGCAAGGCCAAAGCTTGTTCCTTAAAGCTCGAAACACACAGATGCTGATAATGCTCAGGTCTGAAAAGTGAACGgcaaattctgtttatttgaCAGAAACATGTTCAGAGAAGACCCTGAATTCCAGGGACTGGGAGCTGCTGTTCCTTAGGCTTGAATCTATCACTTTTTAGATCTGTAAATCAAAAAGATGTGATGAAACCTGTGACCAGCATGTAGCTGCTCCACTCAGAGCTGCCGAGCTGATCACGGCGGCTGTGGTTAGCAGAACACCAGCTAGTTTCTTGGTGGAGCGCTGCTGCACTCCGAGATTTGGAGATAACATGGTCTGCTCTTCTAACTGCTGAGAAGTGGTATCAGCGTTCAGCTCTGGTTAATAGATGAACGATACGGTCCTCCTCCGCCCCGGGGGCGGCAGGGCGCCTTCCTCGGCCCCCTGCGAGCCGGGGGCAGGCGTccagccccggccgcccgccggaGGCGGAGGCGCTTCCCCTCGGCGCCCCGGGGAGCCTGCACGGACGGGCCGGGAGGCGCCGGGGTCGGACCGTggcgctcgctcgctcgctgcGGCGCGCCGAGATACGCCGTCCTCTTCGGCTTGGTGTTGCTGAAAGCAGTAATAGCGAAACCAGGCTTTGGCAGAAGCGCGGGGGAGCAGGGAGCCCCGAGGTGTGAGCTCGTGGCGGCCTTGGCTGCGTGCTGAGACGCGGCGGCGGGGAACGCTCGTGGCTGCGTTCGCAGCCGGGATTCCCGGCGTCGGTGGGGATGCCTGGCGCGTCCGAATGACACGGCTCTTAGAAACGCAGCGCGTCCTCGCCGGCGGGGCGCTGCCCCGGGccgcgcgccggcggctccgggcggaGGAGCGCTCGGCAGGGCGACGCGGCGGCGCTTCGGCAGCGCGGCAGCGCTTCGGCAGCGCGGGCGCCCGCTCCACGGGCCCTCCCCGGAGGGGTCGGtgcgcccgggccgggccctcCGAGGTGGGAGCCAGCggcagaaaacagcacaaaaaggGAGGAtccctgttcttttccttttgccttcGTTTCCTTCCTAGCCTCTCGATTAAAGACAAgcagcaaaaattattttcccccTTGCTGTGAAACTTGGGAAGAATTGTTTTAACCACTCTGCCCCGCTGCCAGGGCCTGGAGCGGGTTAACCCGCTGGGTGCCGGAGGAGGGTGCCGGGGGCGAGCCCCGTCCCTGGCTGCGGGCGCTCGGCATTCCTGTGCTTGGGACCAGAAACCCTTCGCGCGTCGGCCTCGCAGGAGGGTTCGGGGCGTGTTATGACGGGGAGATTCTTGTCTCCCGGCAGGCTGCGACGGCGCGGAGGAGCTCGCTTCGCCCGTCGCGTTGAGACGCCTCCTGCGAGGCGCGAACGTTCCCGCAAAGCCGCCCGGCGCTAAGCTGCGCCGCTGAGCGGCTCGGGCGCCGTCCGGAGCCGCCGTCTCCTCCgaggccggcggggccgcgggcgagCGGCTGCGGCGAGAAAAGCGGGCGAGGGAGAACTGAGTCACCGTCACCACCTCCTCGTCGTCCCCGTTCCCCACCGGCGCCTGAGTCACGCCGCGGCGCGCCGTGCCGCGGGGCTCCtgcgcgggcggctccgcggggctcccgccgccgcgcgaggagggcgccgggcccggcggctcACGCAGGCGGCccgaggccgggccgggccgggccgggccgggctggctgccgccgcgccgggggcagcgggtGCAGGTCACGCCTGGTGCCGCCTCCGCCGCGCTTGGCCGCGCGGAAGCGAGCgccccggggagcggggcgccgccgcccggccggctGCGCCGCCGAGACGTTCCCCGCGGCGGGGTTATATCTGGCCTCCCATTTGCATagcggcagcgccgcgcacCTGGGCCGCTAGCGAAACCCTCCGGGGAGCGAGAGCGCGGCGCGCGCCCGCCGAGGGGCCCCGCAGGCTCGCCGGGGAAGGAAAGTCCCTGCAGCCGCTCGGGCTCGGCGGAACCGCCGCAGAGCCGGCGGCGCCTCCGGCCCCGTGGGCAGAGCCTCCGGCCCGGCGCCCTCCTTGCAGCCGACGCTCCCGGGCCGGAGACGACGCTCCTGAGCCGGGGATGATGCtcccaggccagagctggagctTCCAGGCCAGGAACGATGCTCGTGGCCCGGGAACGATGCTCGTGGCCCGGGAACGATGCTTGTGGCCCAGGAATGATGCTCGTGGCCTGGGAACGATGCTCGTGGCCCGGGAACGATGCTTGTGGCCCAGGAACGATGCTCGTGGCCCGGGAACGATGCTCGTGGCCTGGGAACGATGCTCCTGGGCCGTGCAGTGATGCTCCTTGGCCAGAGACAACCTTGGCCGGAGCTGGTGCTCCTGGGCCGGGCGGCGATGCTTTTTGGCCGGAGCTGATGTCGGGGCCGCCAGCGTGGCCCAGGTGGCAGCCCGCCGCCTGCGAGCCCCGGCGGTGGcccggcgggagccccgcggctgGCCCGGGCCAGCTTGGTGCTTGGCTtggccgcggcgctgccgagGCCGCCGCTCCGGGGTGCGgcaggggggcggcggggcgccagtggggctgtgggggccaccggggcccggccccccccccccaccccgctgagcggccgccccgggggggggggtctccgcTTTGCAGCCAGCGGCAggggccccccccccggctcggcggcggctcgccgggccccgccgcccccctcgcCTGCCCCCCGGAGCGGAGAAAGTTAGTCAAATCGGCAGAAACCGCAGCGGGGGGGAGGCCGCGTCTGCGCGCGGCGCTTTGATgtcggccccgcgcggccgcagGTGCCGCGCCGTTGCCATGCCCACGAGGGCCGTCGGCCCCACGTTGGCAGTAACTCGTGCCGgggcggcgaggcggggggGGAGATTTTTGCAAGAAGATCCCTCCTGCCCGGCGCGCCACGTGCGCTGATCCCTGCACTGATCCCTGCgcccagcagcctgcaccctgcaTCAATCCTCGCACTGAGCACCCGCTATGCACCCTGCACCCACCCTGCGTCTGTCCCTGCACCCAGCACCCGCCCCACACCTCCCGCCCCTGCATCCTGCCTCTATCCCTGCACCCAGCGCTCGCCGCGCCGGCTGCACCCGCCGTCCGCCCTGCGGCGATCCCTGTGCCCTCTGCACCCATCCTGCACCGGCCCCCGCGCCCTGCACCAGCCCCCTGCACCCACCACGCACTCCTTGACCCCACCGTGCACCCTTTGCGCCCTgcccccggctccggccccctGCGCACCCGCCGGGGCTGCTGCGGGCGCgtgggggccggggcggcgcgggggggcgcgggggcagctGCCAGCCCTTCCCAGCCCCGTCACGGCCGCCGCGCTCTCGGAGGAAGCCGCTGCACCTTTTCACCCGGTGCTGGTTAAAAATACCCCTCCCGATTTTAATgcagcccgccgccggcgctATTTCGGGCCGGGAGCAGGAAGTGAAACCCCACGCGGGTCCCGCTCGCCTCCAAGCGCCCGCTCCCACGCCGGCCTCCCCGGGGACCCGGCCCagtgcggggtggggggggggaccccaGGATCCTCCCCTTGCACCCCCCGCCCTCCCGCTGcgagaggggcccaggcgtccgggcggggggcggcagAGGCGCccggagcggcggggcggctgcagcggtgccgccggcggcgccggcgcggcgggcggccgctaCCGGAGGCCGAGGAGCCGGGCGCCCTGCTGCGCCGTGCGGGCTTCCCAGCGGAGCAGGCGGCCGGCGCGCACGCCGCGCCGGTCCGGTGCCGGaagggcggccggggcgcctcGATCACCCGCAGCGTGTGCTGCAAACGGGGCCGTcaccgccccggccccggccccaaCCCCCTTCCCGTCTCCGTCCCCACTGCCGCCCCCGTCCTCTTCCCCATCTCTTTGCCCATCCCTGTTCCCGTCCCcttctccatccccatcccagccgctgtccccatccccagccGGTCCCAGCCTCCAGCCCCACTGCCGACCCCCAGCCCTGtccccctccctccatccccttCTCCATCCCTGTCCCCGTTCCCAGCCCCATCCCTCACCCTgtcccccccatccccatccctggcCTTATCCCCATCCCCATCGCATCTCAATCTCCAGCCCTGTCCCCGTTCCCATCCACATCCTTTCCTTGCCCGTCCATCACTTTCTCCATGCCCattcccatcccatcccattcccatcctcatcctcatcctcatccccatccccatccccatccccatcctgtccccatccccctcctcacccatctccatccccatccccattcccatccccgtccccatcccttccccaTCCTtatccctgtccccatcccatccccatctcatccccatccccatccccatccctgtccccatccccatcccatccccatccctgtccccgtccccatccctgtccccgtccccatcccgTTCCCAtccttgtccccatccccattccATTCCACgcccatccccatccctgtccccatcccatccccatctcatcccatccccatccccattccatccccgtccccgtccccgtccccagcagggctcggccccggcccgTCGCAGCCTGCGAGGGGGAacgccggcgggcgggcggccgctgGGGACGTGCCCCGTCGTGAGGGCTGACGGGCTCCTCGGCCAGCgagggcgccggggccggcacCGCGGCCACCTCCGCGGCGCTCTGGCCCAGGCTGGCgacggcggcgcgggcgcgcgccgGGTAGAGCCGGGTGAAGCTGTCGGCCGTCTCGGCGTCGGCCTGCGAGGGGCCGGCGCGCTCGGCCTCCGCGCGGACCTTCGCCTCGAACGCCGTCGTcaccggccccggccccgccgggctgatcctgccgccggcggcggcgctgggagcccggcgcggcgggccgtGGCGCCCGCGGGGCTCGCGCCGTGCTGGGGCGCAGGGCTCGCACCACCAGGCTCTCGCAGAAACCCTCCACGGCGAACTTGGAGGCGGCGTAGAGGTCGGTGAAGACGACGCCTGGGCGAGCGGCGGGGGCGGTGAGCCGAGGTGGCGCCGAGGACGGACGGACGGGCGGACGGGCGGACAGGCGGACGGGCCGCCGcaccctgcagccccatgctgctgctgctgaccacGATgtggccgccgcggcgccgcttcATGTCGGGCAGCACCTCCTCGGCGAGGCCGAAGAAGTGGGTGCCCGTGAGGCTgcaccgcgccgcaccgcgccccggccccgctcaccccGAAGCGCCGCGGCGTGTTCCCGCGCCGGCTTCACGGCCACGGGgtgccggggggcggcggggctgcgtGGGGCGCACGGAGGCGCCTTTGCGCGGGGACACGGCGGGGACACGGGGACGCTGCCACGCGGCCCCGGCTcggcggggagggggcaccggggccgccggggcacccgcggccgggagcagcgcggcgcccgctcggccgggccggggctggggccgggcgCCCTCCCGCCCCCAGGGCGCCGTCCGGCCTTTCCCTGGCTCCGGATGGCGCCGAACGGGGAGCTCTGCAAAAATAACCTTTATTCTCGCTCGTATAAAACACGTCACAGTTGGAGCGGCCCCGGGGGGGCGCGCAGGCCGGGCAGGGGACGCGGTGGCCGGTGCCCCCCACCCTCCGCCGTGCCGGCTGTGCCAACCCGTGCGGCTGAGCCGTGCTGGCTGTGCCCAGTTGTGCTCTGCAGGACCACGCAGGACCATGCTGGCTGTGCCGTGCAGGACCATGCCCAGCCATGCTGTGCTGGCTGTGCCAtgctggccctgctctgccacGTCGTGCTGCCCACGCTGTCCCACGCCATCCATGCAGGACCATGTCACATTGGCCATGCCGTGCAGGCCCATGCCATCCGTAAAGGACCATGTCACGTTGGCCATGCCGTGCCAGCCATGCTGTGCAGGACCATGCCATCCGTGCAGGCCCATGCCATCCATGCAGGACCATGTCACATTGGCCATGCCGTGCTGGCCATGCCGTGCAGGCCCACGCCATCCATGCAGGACCATGTCACGTTGGCCATGCCGTGCCGGCCATGCTGTGCAGGACCATGCCATCTGTGCAAGCCCATGCCATCCATGCAGGACCATGTCATGTTGGCCATGCCGTGCAGGACCATGCCATCCGTGCAGGCCCATGCCATCCATGCAGGACCATGTCATGTTGGCCATGCCGTGCAGGCCCATGTCATCCATGCAGGACCATGTCATGTTGGCCATGCCGTGCAGGCCCATGCCATCCGTGCAGGACCATTTCACGTTGGCCATGCCGTGCAGGACCATGCCATCTGTGCAAGCCCATGCCATCCATGCAGGACCATGTCATGTTGGCCATGCCGTGCAGGCCCATGCCATCCGTGCAGGCCCATGTCACGTTGGCCATGCTGTGCCGGCCATACCGTGCAGGACCATGCCATCCGTGCAGGCCCATGCCATCCATGCAGGACCATGTCACGTTGGCCATGCCATGCTGGCCATGCCATGCAGGACCATGCCATCCATGCAGGCCCATGCCATCCATGCAGGACCATGTCACGTTGGCCATGCCGTGCCGGCCATGCCATGCAGGACCATGCCATCTGTGCAGGCCCATGACACCCACGCAGGACCATGTCACGTTGGCCATGCTGTGCCGGCCATACCATGCAGGACCATGCCATCCGTGCAGGCCCATGCCATCCATGCAGGACCATGTCACGTTGGCCATGCCATGCTGGCCATGCCATGCAGGACCATGCCATCCATGCAGGCCCATGCCATCCATGCAGGACCATGTCACGTTGGCCATGCCGTGCCGGCCATGCCATGCAGGACCATGCCATCCATGCAGGACCATGTCACGTTGGCCATGCCGTGCCGGCCATGCCATGCAGGACCATGCCATCTGTGCAGGCCCATGACACCCAC
This genomic interval from Rhea pennata isolate bPtePen1 chromosome 26, bPtePen1.pri, whole genome shotgun sequence contains the following:
- the LOC134151062 gene encoding LOW QUALITY PROTEIN: retinol dehydrogenase 8-like (The sequence of the model RefSeq protein was modified relative to this genomic sequence to represent the inferred CDS: inserted 1 base in 1 codon): MANVKWSCTDGMGLHGMANMTWSCMDDMGLHGMANMTWSCMDGMGLHGCLTGTHFFGLAEEVLPDMKRRRGGHIVVSSSSMGLQGVVFTDLYAASKFAVEGFCESLVVRALRPSTAISPAGPGPVTTAFEAKVRAEAERAGPSQADAETADSFTRLYPARARAAVASLGQSAAEVAAHTLRVIEAPRPPFRHRTGAAXRAGRLLRWEARTAQQGARLLGLR